CCGCAGGGTCTGATGTAGACTCAGCCTCCGACTCACAACCCTTGCAACCCGGTAATACAGTCAGCATCGATACTGCCACTAACAACGTAATAAACCGCAAACCCATCAAGTACCCCCACAACAAAATGTTTCGAGGAGACTATCGTCGGTTGAAACGAAAATAAAGCGGTTACGGTACGAATAGAAAGCTAAAAAAAAAATGATTCTAGGTACCGAAAGCGTTGACCCTCTTCACAGTAAATGCAGGAGATAATATGCCGTCTTTACGCGGGCAGCGACCCTCCAAAACCTAAATCTTACGGCTTCATCAAAAAACTAATTCGCCTCGGCTCTTTCGAAAAGAGCCTCCATAATTGCACCCGGCGCCTCACCCGCCGTCTCCCAGTCAGTATTCAGCATTACGACCACACCGATTCCGCTTTCCGGTGAAAAGAGTATCTGTGTTGCCACACCTTGATCACCGCCGTTATGGCCAAAAACAGTTCGGTCTCCCAGGCTAGACTGGTACCAGAAAACGAATTGACCTGAATCTACGCTGGGAAATTGTGGGGTAAACATCTCGGCAACGCTCTGCGGAGTTAGTATTTGAGCCTCGCCCAATTGCCCCTGGTTGGAGATGGCAGCTAGAAATCGCGCCATATCGTTAACACTGCTACGAAGCTGACCATCGGGATAGTCAGGGTATCCGTAGTGCCCCACCGCTTGATGTTCACCATTCTCATATTCATAGGGCATCGCAACCAAAGCAGGATCGAAATCAGCCAAATGCCAACCTGTATTTTCCATGGAGAGCACATCAAAAATATGCTCGTCGCAGTAGTCATCAAAAGAGCCACCGGTAGATGACTCGACCACAAACCCAGCAAGCGCCGTGGCGATGTTTCCGTATTCATTCACGGTCCCGGGCATATTTGCGTAAAAATTGTCAGTCGCGTTGAACCACGCCCCGCCCTCTAGAAGGTAACCCTCCAGATAGCTGCCAAGTGCATGAGGAGAATCACCGTCGGCGTAAGGCATTTGTGACCAGTTGTCGCGGATACCAGAGGTATGAGAGACAAGGTGTCGTACCAGAATCTCTTCATCTTCTACGCGGGGGTTATCTACTAAAAAAGGAAGATGAGTATTGATGTTGTCATCCAGCGCAAGTTCACCATCATCCTGCGCTTGCATCACCGCAACAGCGGTTAGGGTCTTGCTTACAGAAGCCATCATGAAGGGCGTATCTATT
The Deltaproteobacteria bacterium genome window above contains:
- a CDS encoding beta-lactamase family protein; the protein is MRHILRYVQVLWLVLVLGCSASSEPPEEPQTSPSDPAAQETETGEDDPWSDMTQFIEEQKTLNNIPGLAVALTRPGEVLWTAGFGLANRETGVPVTIDTPFMMASVSKTLTAVAVMQAQDDGELALDDNINTHLPFLVDNPRVEDEEILVRHLVSHTSGIRDNWSQMPYADGDSPHALGSYLEGYLLEGGAWFNATDNFYANMPGTVNEYGNIATALAGFVVESSTGGSFDDYCDEHIFDVLSMENTGWHLADFDPALVAMPYEYENGEHQAVGHYGYPDYPDGQLRSSVNDMARFLAAISNQGQLGEAQILTPQSVAEMFTPQFPSVDSGQFVFWYQSSLGDRTVFGHNGGDQGVATQILFSPESGIGVVVMLNTDWETAGEAPGAIMEALFERAEAN